In a single window of the Deinococcus aetherius genome:
- a CDS encoding ankyrin repeat domain-containing protein has product MTHPAHDQALFAALQTNDEATVHALLEHDPALLRAVSPMGVSPVLFATYYGKHDLARVLVERMREAGLLLTVFEAAATGELASLRRNLDERPDIMDATSPDGFTPLGLAAFFGREEVAAELLARGADVNRASTNAMGARPLHSAVAGDHTALALRLLAAGAEVNAPQHGGFTPLLGAAQNGNLMLVEALLTAGADPGARTEDGRDAAHLAREEGHRDVLEILSGGRHDAEESRKVPLTAARDTGGMTNNGDGRGIDAPPGPPTGEPVNELTGRPDHHTGYQAPDPKDTSQPFYTTTPAEDRVSSSNEHKYESVEIPDPEEVTGQFDRLATRDPGAMEHQLQAPEFAGAQTVGPGLDSATLDAAVPMGLGVSASLATVDERQRTAVDPNPGYTPPSQEVPPHLGSTPGDLPPGVRPEVQDAVRGDGDPKDS; this is encoded by the coding sequence ATGACCCACCCCGCCCACGACCAGGCCCTCTTCGCCGCCCTCCAGACGAACGACGAGGCAACTGTCCACGCGCTGCTGGAACACGACCCCGCCCTCCTGCGCGCCGTCAGCCCAATGGGCGTTTCTCCCGTCCTCTTCGCCACGTACTACGGAAAGCACGATTTGGCCCGCGTGCTGGTCGAGAGGATGCGGGAGGCGGGCCTGCTCCTGACCGTGTTCGAGGCCGCCGCGACCGGGGAACTGGCCTCCCTGCGGCGGAATCTCGACGAGCGGCCCGACATCATGGACGCCACCAGCCCCGACGGCTTCACGCCGCTCGGCCTCGCCGCCTTCTTCGGGCGGGAGGAGGTGGCCGCCGAACTGCTGGCGCGGGGGGCGGACGTGAACCGGGCGAGCACGAACGCTATGGGTGCCCGGCCCCTCCACTCCGCCGTCGCGGGTGACCACACCGCCCTTGCCCTGCGGCTCCTCGCGGCGGGGGCGGAGGTGAACGCCCCGCAGCACGGCGGCTTCACGCCCCTGCTCGGCGCGGCGCAGAACGGGAACCTGATGCTGGTGGAGGCGCTGCTCACAGCGGGCGCGGACCCGGGGGCGCGGACGGAGGACGGACGGGACGCGGCGCACCTCGCCCGCGAGGAGGGGCACCGGGACGTGCTGGAGATTCTGAGCGGGGGGCGGCACGACGCTGAAGAAAGCCGGAAGGTGCCCCTCACGGCTGCGCGGGACACTGGGGGCATGACGAACAACGGCGACGGACGCGGAATCGACGCCCCCCCCGGGCCTCCCACCGGGGAGCCGGTCAACGAGCTGACGGGGCGGCCCGACCACCACACGGGGTACCAGGCCCCCGACCCGAAGGACACTTCCCAGCCCTTCTACACGACCACACCCGCCGAGGACCGGGTCAGCAGCTCCAACGAGCACAAGTACGAGTCCGTGGAGATTCCGGACCCCGAGGAGGTCACCGGGCAGTTCGACCGGCTCGCCACCCGTGATCCGGGCGCGATGGAGCACCAGCTTCAGGCCCCCGAATTCGCGGGCGCCCAGACGGTCGGCCCCGGGCTCGACAGCGCCACCCTGGACGCTGCGGTCCCCATGGGCCTGGGGGTGAGCGCCAGCCTCGCCACCGTGGACGAGCGCCAGCGCACGGCCGTCGACCCCAACCCCGGCTACACCCCACCCAGCCAGGAAGTGCCCCCCCACCTCGGCTCCACCCCCGGCGACCTCCCCCCCGGCGTCCGCCCCGAGGTGCAGGACGCGGTGCGCGGCGACGGCGATCCCAAAGACTCGTAA
- a CDS encoding acetyl-CoA C-acetyltransferase, whose protein sequence is MDKVVITAAKRTPIGSFLGSLAEVSAADLGVTVTKAVLDGVKGDDVADVIVGNVLQAGQGMNVARQVAVGSGLPQHVPGLTVNRVCGSGLQAVISAVQGLRSGDGKLYLAGGTESMSRSPYLLPRARQGYRLGHGQLVDSMLSEGLTDAFHDVHMGVTAENIAAQWNLGREEQDAFALDTQHRAARAIEQGHFKEEIVPVEVPGRKGPTLFDTDEYPRATTLEALAKLRPAFKKDGTVTAGNASGLNDGAAMLIVTTEAYAGANGLPVLAEIVSYAAIGVAPAIMGIGPARAVPIALEKAGMTLGDVDLLELNEAFASQSLAVIRDLGVDPSRVNLTGGAIALGHPIGASGARVLTTLIHTLRREGKETGVASLCIGGGMGIAMVVRVR, encoded by the coding sequence ATGGATAAAGTGGTGATCACGGCGGCGAAGCGCACGCCGATTGGAAGTTTTCTGGGCAGCCTCGCCGAGGTCAGCGCCGCCGACCTCGGCGTGACGGTGACGAAGGCTGTCCTGGATGGAGTCAAGGGCGACGACGTGGCGGATGTCATCGTCGGCAACGTCTTGCAGGCCGGGCAGGGCATGAACGTCGCCCGCCAGGTCGCCGTGGGGTCGGGCCTTCCCCAGCACGTCCCCGGGCTGACGGTGAACCGGGTCTGCGGCTCCGGTCTCCAGGCCGTCATCTCCGCCGTCCAGGGCTTGAGGTCCGGGGACGGCAAGCTCTACCTCGCGGGCGGCACCGAGAGCATGAGCCGTTCTCCCTACCTCCTCCCGCGCGCCCGGCAGGGCTACCGCCTGGGGCACGGGCAGCTCGTGGACTCCATGCTCTCCGAGGGCCTGACCGACGCCTTCCACGACGTGCACATGGGTGTCACCGCCGAGAACATCGCCGCGCAGTGGAACCTGGGCCGTGAGGAGCAGGACGCCTTCGCCCTGGACACCCAACACCGTGCCGCTCGTGCCATCGAACAGGGGCACTTCAAGGAAGAGATCGTGCCCGTGGAGGTGCCGGGCAGGAAGGGGCCCACCCTCTTCGACACCGACGAGTACCCGCGCGCCACGACTCTGGAGGCCCTCGCCAAGCTGAGGCCCGCCTTCAAGAAGGACGGGACGGTGACGGCCGGAAACGCGAGCGGCCTGAACGACGGGGCGGCGATGCTGATCGTGACGACCGAGGCGTACGCGGGGGCGAACGGGCTGCCGGTGCTGGCGGAGATCGTCAGCTACGCGGCCATCGGGGTCGCTCCGGCGATCATGGGAATCGGCCCGGCCAGGGCGGTTCCCATCGCGCTGGAGAAGGCGGGAATGACGCTGGGGGACGTGGACCTGCTGGAACTCAACGAGGCGTTCGCGTCGCAGAGCCTGGCGGTGATCCGGGACCTGGGGGTGGACCCCTCCAGGGTGAACCTGACGGGCGGGGCGATTGCGCTGGGGCACCCCATCGGGGCGTCGGGGGCGCGGGTGCTCACTACCCTGATCCACACCCTGCGGCGCGAGGGCAAGGAGACGGGGGTGGCGAGCCTGTGCATTGGCGGCGGCATGGGCATTGCGATGGTGGTGCGGGTGAGGTGA
- a CDS encoding DoxX family membrane protein: MTTTSVRTVHEPWLSRLLFADIRLAPLWALIRVYVGWQWLEAGWHKVTDPAWVGARAGTAITGFLHGALEKTGGEHPSVAGWYGWFIGNVALPNATLFSSLVAFGELAVGLALILGLLTGVAAFFGGLMNANFPLAGTLSSNPLLFILATWLVLAWRVAGWWGLDRWVLPRLGVFSSSLAAPRPAGGRTAGPS; the protein is encoded by the coding sequence ATGACCACCACTTCGGTTCGCACCGTGCATGAACCCTGGCTCTCCCGCCTGCTCTTCGCCGACATTCGCCTCGCTCCCCTCTGGGCGCTCATCCGCGTGTACGTGGGCTGGCAGTGGCTGGAGGCGGGCTGGCACAAGGTCACCGACCCGGCCTGGGTGGGAGCCCGGGCGGGAACAGCCATCACCGGTTTCCTGCACGGCGCGTTGGAGAAGACGGGCGGCGAGCACCCCTCCGTGGCCGGATGGTACGGGTGGTTCATCGGGAACGTCGCGCTACCCAACGCGACCCTGTTCTCGTCCCTCGTGGCCTTCGGGGAACTCGCGGTCGGCCTCGCGCTGATCCTGGGTCTGCTCACGGGCGTCGCGGCCTTCTTCGGCGGGCTGATGAACGCGAACTTCCCGCTGGCGGGCACCCTCTCAAGCAACCCCCTGCTGTTCATCCTGGCGACGTGGCTCGTGCTCGCGTGGCGTGTGGCGGGGTGGTGGGGCCTCGACCGCTGGGTGCTGCCGCGCCTGGGCGTCTTCAGCTCGTCGCTCGCGGCTCCCCGGCCCGCCGGGGGGAGGACGGCGGGCCCCTCCTGA